From Thermus neutrinimicus, the proteins below share one genomic window:
- a CDS encoding MaoC family dehydratase codes for MRFKVGDKASYTQTISEAHVALFVGAVGDTNPLHVDEAYAQGSRFGRRIAQGILVAGLISTVIGTKLPGTGAVYLSQSLRFLRPTYLGDTITATAVVKAVREREKGGLVLTLDTSCENQRGERVIEGEAVVLYEEPMGARP; via the coding sequence GTGAGGTTCAAGGTGGGAGATAAGGCCAGCTACACCCAAACCATCTCCGAGGCCCACGTGGCCCTCTTCGTGGGGGCGGTGGGAGACACCAATCCCTTACACGTGGACGAAGCCTATGCCCAAGGAAGCCGCTTTGGCCGGCGAATCGCCCAGGGGATCCTGGTAGCCGGCCTCATCTCCACGGTCATCGGCACCAAGCTACCGGGTACCGGAGCCGTCTACCTCTCCCAGAGCCTGCGCTTTCTGAGGCCCACCTACCTGGGGGACACCATCACCGCCACCGCCGTGGTCAAAGCGGTGAGGGAAAGGGAAAAGGGCGGCTTAGTCCTGACCCTGGATACCTCTTGCGAAAACCAGCGGGGAGAAAGGGTCATTGAAGGCGAGGCCGTGGTGCTGTACGAGGAACCTATGGGCGCAAGGCCCTAG
- a CDS encoding alpha/beta fold hydrolase yields the protein MLSYLESGKGIPVVLVHGNFACKEWWRELLQDPPVGAWLLAPDLPGFGESPAPEDFIPSIPAYAEALRIFLREKGAEEAILVGHSLGGAVVMEAAHTKVRGLVLINSAPPSGLNTPEAYYPILESYRHNREALGQALATMAPTRRPPWFPELVEKAQRMHPVHFQGNAQALAAWRLEKAYSGPVLVIHGSLDPLVTRAMAEETAAFFPRGKLLVLETTGHSVNVENPGALKGILEGFLKEVQGEVQGGR from the coding sequence ATGCTTAGCTATCTGGAAAGCGGGAAGGGAATCCCAGTAGTCCTTGTTCATGGAAACTTCGCTTGTAAGGAATGGTGGCGGGAACTCTTACAAGATCCCCCGGTAGGGGCTTGGCTCCTGGCCCCCGACCTCCCGGGCTTCGGGGAAAGCCCAGCCCCTGAGGATTTCATCCCCTCCATTCCCGCCTACGCCGAGGCCCTGAGGATCTTCCTGCGGGAAAAGGGCGCGGAAGAAGCCATCCTGGTGGGCCACTCCCTGGGAGGTGCGGTGGTGATGGAAGCGGCGCACACAAAGGTACGGGGGCTCGTACTCATCAACTCCGCCCCGCCCTCGGGGTTGAACACCCCAGAGGCCTACTACCCCATCCTGGAGAGCTATCGCCATAACCGGGAGGCCCTGGGGCAGGCCCTGGCCACCATGGCCCCTACCCGTAGACCCCCCTGGTTCCCCGAGCTGGTGGAGAAGGCGCAAAGGATGCATCCCGTCCACTTCCAGGGTAACGCCCAGGCCCTGGCGGCCTGGCGGCTGGAGAAGGCCTACTCAGGGCCGGTTCTGGTAATCCACGGCTCCTTAGACCCCCTCGTCACCCGGGCCATGGCAGAGGAAACCGCCGCTTTCTTTCCCCGGGGAAAGCTGCTTGTCCTCGAGACAACAGGCCACTCGGTGAACGTGGAAAACCCGGGGGCGCTAAAAGGCATCCTGGAAGGTTTCCTCAAGGAGGTGCAAGGTGAGGTTCAAGGTGGGAGATAA
- a CDS encoding alpha/beta fold hydrolase has translation MAKLRYRVEGEGPKVVLLNGIFQRLESWDPVVPHLEGYTLLRYDMRGQGESEAPQGLYTPEAHAQDLLGLLEGLGWEGATLVGLSNGGIVALKTALRAPQRFRGLVLACTTPYLDPALTAKVQSWLHALKAGGTPLRLRVALPWVFGARFLNAHPELLQEEGLATLVAQAPDDKAQERLLLGFLALEDLRPHLSGLALPALVLYGEDDLLFPRPYAQALAEGLRARLKALPTGHAAPLEDPLVFARLVREFLEEVYA, from the coding sequence ATGGCCAAGCTTAGGTACCGCGTGGAGGGAGAAGGGCCAAAGGTGGTGCTTCTTAACGGGATCTTCCAGCGCCTGGAAAGCTGGGACCCCGTGGTACCCCACCTCGAGGGCTACACCCTTCTCCGCTACGACATGCGGGGCCAGGGGGAAAGCGAGGCCCCACAGGGCCTCTACACGCCAGAGGCCCACGCCCAGGACCTCCTCGGCCTCCTGGAAGGTCTGGGCTGGGAAGGCGCCACCCTAGTGGGCCTTTCCAACGGGGGCATCGTGGCCTTGAAGACGGCCCTTCGGGCACCCCAACGCTTTCGGGGCCTGGTTTTGGCCTGCACCACCCCCTACTTGGACCCCGCCCTAACGGCCAAGGTGCAAAGCTGGCTCCACGCGCTAAAGGCTGGGGGTACCCCCTTGCGCTTAAGGGTAGCCCTGCCCTGGGTTTTCGGGGCCCGCTTCCTTAACGCCCACCCCGAGCTCCTCCAGGAGGAGGGCCTTGCCACCCTGGTGGCCCAGGCACCGGATGACAAGGCCCAGGAAAGGCTTCTTCTGGGGTTTCTTGCCCTTGAGGACCTCAGGCCCCATCTCTCGGGCCTCGCTCTGCCGGCCCTGGTCCTTTACGGGGAGGACGACCTGCTTTTCCCAAGGCCCTATGCCCAGGCCTTGGCCGAGGGCTTAAGGGCAAGGCTAAAGGCCTTGCCTACAGGGCACGCGGCGCCCTTGGAGGACCCCCTGGTCTTCGCCCGCCTGGTGCGAGAGTTCCTGGAGGAAGTCTATGCTTAG